The Streptomyces sp. SS1-1 genome has a segment encoding these proteins:
- a CDS encoding TetR/AcrR family transcriptional regulator: MGRASKREEIAEAAFRQFHARGFNATGINDITKAAGVPKGSFYNHFASKEESALEALSRYADTLRFDLLTTPGLPPLDRLRAHFEYLSRDTVDNGFVRGCLVGNFGAEVADHSEEIRSAAKQGFDGWAHRLGLVLAEAQEAGDLDGSLDVEATALFILSAWEGTLIAARVDKSAAPVEAFFQTVFERILR; the protein is encoded by the coding sequence ATGGGGCGAGCGTCCAAGCGCGAGGAGATCGCTGAGGCGGCCTTCCGGCAGTTCCACGCGCGGGGCTTCAACGCCACCGGCATCAACGACATCACCAAGGCGGCGGGAGTCCCCAAAGGCTCCTTCTACAACCACTTCGCCAGCAAGGAGGAGAGCGCTCTGGAGGCACTGAGCAGGTACGCGGACACTCTGCGCTTCGACCTGCTCACCACGCCGGGCCTCCCTCCGCTGGACCGGCTGCGAGCGCACTTCGAGTACCTCAGCAGGGACACGGTGGACAACGGGTTCGTGCGTGGCTGCCTGGTGGGCAACTTCGGTGCCGAGGTCGCCGATCACAGCGAGGAGATCCGGTCCGCCGCCAAGCAGGGCTTCGACGGTTGGGCCCACCGGCTCGGCCTGGTGCTCGCCGAGGCCCAGGAGGCGGGTGACCTCGACGGTTCCCTGGACGTCGAGGCGACCGCCCTGTTCATCCTCAGCGCCTGGGAAGGGACGTTGATCGCGGCGAGAGTCGACAAGTCGGCCGCTCCCGTGGAGGCGTTCTTCCAGACCGTTTTCGAGCGGATCCTCCGCTAG
- a CDS encoding alcohol dehydrogenase catalytic domain-containing protein, producing the protein MSTYRAFEATGVHHLRLVERELTEPAPGHVRLRVEACGICHTDVLAVEGLRADPSAPVVPGHEVVGVIDAVGAGVTTWRIGDRVGVGFLNGHCGECEPCRRGDFVNCLAQEQTGTTIDGGYAEVVHARASGLVRIPEGISAIDAAPLLCAGLTTFTALQQGPTRAGALVAVQGVGGLGHLALQYARSLGYRVAAIARGPEKEAYARELGADVYIDSTSTDPGAELAALGGASIIIATASSGASMNPLVRGLAPNGKLVVVGAAPDPLTIATPDLIFGTRSVVGSLTGTSIENEDNLAFTLAHEIRPRVEVMGFERAMEAYERMLSGQARFRVVLDVTAA; encoded by the coding sequence ATGTCCACTTACCGGGCCTTCGAGGCCACCGGCGTCCACCACCTTCGGCTGGTCGAGCGCGAGCTGACCGAACCCGCACCGGGACACGTGCGTCTGCGTGTCGAGGCCTGCGGGATCTGCCACACCGACGTGCTGGCCGTGGAGGGCCTGCGGGCCGACCCCTCGGCACCCGTGGTCCCGGGCCACGAGGTCGTCGGCGTCATCGACGCGGTGGGAGCCGGCGTCACCACCTGGCGGATCGGCGACCGCGTGGGCGTCGGCTTCCTGAACGGGCACTGCGGGGAGTGCGAGCCCTGCCGCCGGGGCGACTTCGTCAACTGCCTCGCCCAGGAGCAGACGGGTACGACGATCGACGGCGGTTACGCCGAGGTCGTCCACGCCCGGGCGAGCGGGCTGGTGCGCATACCGGAAGGCATCTCCGCGATCGACGCCGCTCCCCTGCTGTGCGCCGGTCTGACCACCTTCACCGCCCTCCAGCAGGGGCCCACCCGGGCGGGCGCCCTCGTCGCCGTGCAGGGCGTCGGCGGCCTGGGCCACCTGGCCCTGCAGTACGCGCGCAGCCTCGGCTACCGGGTGGCCGCCATCGCCCGCGGCCCCGAGAAGGAGGCGTACGCCCGGGAGTTGGGCGCCGATGTCTACATCGACAGCACCAGCACCGACCCCGGGGCCGAACTGGCCGCTCTGGGCGGGGCGTCGATCATCATCGCCACCGCCTCCAGCGGCGCGTCGATGAACCCACTGGTCCGCGGACTCGCTCCGAACGGCAAGCTGGTCGTGGTCGGCGCGGCACCCGACCCGCTGACCATCGCCACCCCTGACCTCATATTCGGCACCCGCTCGGTCGTCGGCAGCCTGACCGGGACCTCGATCGAGAACGAGGACAACCTGGCGTTCACCCTGGCCCACGAGATCCGCCCCCGCGTCGAAGTCATGGGCTTCGAGCGGGCGATGGAGGCCTACGAGCGGATGCTGTCGGGCCAGGCCCGGTTCCGCGTCGTGCTCGACGTCACGGCGGCTTGA
- a CDS encoding proline iminopeptidase-family hydrolase encodes MAPFGAYKTWYRVTGDLSPHRTALVVAHGGPGSTHDYLVSLAALSELGVPVVHYDQIGNGGSSHLPDAPAGFWTVELFLAELDNLLRHLGIADNYMLLGHSWGGLLAAKHASAAPAGLKGLVIADAPASYPLWLRQMDVLRAALPAGVNETLLRHEAAGTTDSDEYHAATRVFYDRHLCRLDPWPREYQASFFEMFNDPTVYFTMNGPSEFHVIGSLRDWGVTDCLADITVPTLLISGRHDEATPATVQPYADLIPDVRWEIFEQSSHVPHLEEPERFRTVLTEYVKAVAAFG; translated from the coding sequence GTGGCGCCGTTCGGTGCGTACAAGACGTGGTACCGGGTCACCGGCGACCTGTCGCCGCACCGGACGGCGCTCGTGGTCGCGCACGGCGGTCCGGGCAGCACGCACGACTACCTGGTGAGCCTGGCCGCCCTGTCCGAACTCGGGGTCCCGGTGGTGCACTACGACCAGATCGGCAACGGCGGCTCCAGTCATCTGCCGGACGCACCGGCCGGCTTCTGGACCGTGGAGCTGTTCCTCGCCGAGCTGGACAACCTGCTGCGGCACCTCGGCATCGCCGACAACTACATGCTGCTCGGGCACTCGTGGGGCGGCCTGCTCGCGGCCAAGCACGCCTCGGCCGCGCCCGCCGGACTCAAGGGCCTGGTCATCGCGGACGCCCCCGCCTCCTATCCGCTCTGGCTGCGGCAGATGGACGTCCTGCGCGCTGCTCTGCCCGCCGGCGTCAACGAGACCCTCCTGCGCCACGAGGCCGCCGGGACGACCGACAGCGACGAGTACCACGCGGCCACCCGCGTCTTCTACGACCGGCACCTGTGCCGCCTCGACCCGTGGCCCCGCGAGTACCAGGCGTCGTTCTTCGAGATGTTCAACGACCCGACGGTCTACTTCACCATGAACGGCCCCAGCGAGTTCCATGTGATCGGCTCCCTGCGCGACTGGGGCGTCACGGACTGCCTCGCGGACATCACGGTGCCGACCCTGCTGATCTCGGGCCGCCACGACGAGGCCACGCCCGCCACCGTCCAGCCGTACGCCGACCTGATCCCCGACGTGCGCTGGGAGATTTTCGAACAGTCCAGTCACGTGCCGCACCTCGAGGAGCCGGAACGGTTCCGCACGGTCCTGACCGAGTACGTGAAGGCCGTCGCGGCCTTCGGGTAG
- a CDS encoding amino acid adenylation domain-containing protein yields the protein MADERFAPRFPADTLDAFALAPVSRTPDKPAVVECDASGTVTAVSYRALARRVDAYAEGLTAGGVGIGDRVVVASHTSASAIAVMLACSRVGAVFVPVDPDIPALRLDAIIETTDAAAVLRPAGAATSDHGRAPSGTFEADGRITLTGARTPRTRHRRTTVGGDPAYIIFTSGTTGRPKGVVMSHHSALAFYRGTQRFGAVTPDDRVASTSPLAFDVALFDICVTMGTGATLIAVPRAYLSFPRRLLGHLEATGATVVHGVPSLWRPLLRHEPDRVAALGEHLRGILFAGENFPLAELRHLRALLPRLRVVNAFGATETVACSFAEVPDPLPEDAEALSIGHGYPGAEILLLDETGRPVDEPGVAGEMYIRCPSLFSGYWDDPEATRRVLVPDPLEPRSGQLVYRSGDLAYRDASGELYFCGRADSMVKIRGNRIELGEIERRLTEHPGVTSALVLALDGPDGEAALSAFLVAPGGTVTPAELAERCRRSMPVYMTPKRFLFLDALPLNANGKIDRTALTALATTDTHAHPDREPHDELLRR from the coding sequence ATGGCCGACGAGCGCTTCGCCCCCCGCTTCCCCGCCGACACGCTCGACGCGTTCGCGCTCGCGCCGGTGTCCCGGACCCCGGACAAACCCGCCGTGGTGGAGTGCGACGCCTCCGGAACGGTCACGGCCGTGTCCTACCGCGCCCTGGCCCGGCGCGTCGACGCGTACGCCGAAGGACTGACCGCCGGCGGCGTCGGGATCGGCGACCGCGTGGTGGTCGCCTCCCACACCTCGGCGTCGGCGATCGCCGTCATGCTCGCCTGCTCGCGTGTGGGGGCGGTGTTCGTCCCCGTGGACCCCGACATCCCGGCCCTCCGTCTTGACGCCATCATCGAGACCACGGACGCGGCGGCCGTCCTGCGCCCCGCAGGCGCCGCCACATCCGACCACGGCAGGGCACCCTCCGGCACGTTCGAAGCGGACGGCCGTATCACGCTCACCGGTGCGCGGACGCCCCGAACACGCCACCGCCGCACCACCGTGGGCGGCGACCCGGCCTACATCATCTTCACCTCGGGAACCACCGGCCGCCCCAAGGGCGTGGTGATGAGCCATCACTCGGCGCTGGCCTTCTACCGCGGCACCCAGCGCTTCGGCGCGGTCACGCCCGACGACCGAGTGGCGAGCACCTCACCGCTCGCCTTCGACGTCGCCCTCTTCGACATCTGCGTCACCATGGGCACGGGCGCCACCCTGATCGCCGTACCCCGCGCGTACCTCAGCTTTCCGCGCCGCCTGCTCGGCCACCTCGAGGCAACCGGAGCCACCGTCGTGCACGGAGTCCCCTCGCTGTGGCGGCCGTTGCTCCGGCACGAACCGGACCGCGTGGCCGCCCTCGGCGAGCACCTGCGGGGCATCCTGTTCGCCGGTGAGAACTTCCCCCTCGCCGAACTGCGCCACCTGCGCGCCCTGTTGCCGCGCCTGCGCGTGGTGAACGCGTTCGGCGCCACCGAGACCGTGGCCTGCTCGTTCGCCGAGGTACCCGACCCGCTCCCGGAGGACGCCGAAGCCCTGTCCATCGGCCACGGCTACCCCGGCGCCGAGATCCTGCTCCTCGACGAGACGGGCCGGCCCGTCGACGAGCCCGGCGTGGCGGGGGAGATGTACATCCGGTGCCCCTCCCTCTTCTCCGGGTACTGGGACGACCCGGAAGCCACCCGGCGCGTCCTCGTCCCGGACCCCCTCGAACCGCGCTCCGGACAACTGGTCTACCGGTCCGGCGACCTGGCCTACCGAGACGCCTCCGGCGAGCTGTACTTCTGCGGACGCGCCGACAGCATGGTGAAGATACGCGGCAACCGCATCGAACTGGGCGAGATAGAACGGCGACTCACGGAACACCCGGGCGTGACCTCCGCCCTGGTCCTGGCACTCGACGGACCGGACGGCGAAGCCGCCCTCTCGGCCTTCCTCGTGGCCCCCGGCGGCACGGTGACGCCCGCGGAGCTCGCCGAGCGATGCCGACGTTCCATGCCCGTCTACATGACCCCGAAGAGGTTCCTGTTCCTCGACGCCCTGCCCCTGAACGCCAACGGCAAGATCGACCGCACGGCACTCACAGCACTGGCCACGACGGACACCCACGCCCACCCCGACAGAGAGCCCCACGACGAACTGCTCCGGCGGTAG